Below is a window of Catalinimonas alkaloidigena DNA.
ACCGTCAGGCGCAGGGGCTGGCCGCGGCGTCGGTCAACCTGGGCGTACTCGACACCTATGCCGGCATGTCGAAAGAAGGAGAGCACGTGTTGAAGGTACTGGGTAGCCAGGGCTGGCAGCCCATGCCGCTCCAGCGGGTGTTGAACCAGATCGAGAACATCGTGCTACAACAGCCTTCGCATCGGATGGCCGCGCTGCTCGACTGGAAACGGTTCCGCGAATTCTTCCCGCATCAGGTAAACGACGCCCGCTTTGCCCATCTGCTGAGTCAGGAAAGCCTGCGCAGCCGTGGGGGGAACGGGCAGGTTACGCTGGTCGATCAGTTGCTGGCCGCGTCGGGCGAAGCACAGACCGAGATGCTGCAGAACAAGCTGGCCGAGTCGCTGGCGAAAATTCTGGGCACGTCGGTCGATAAGATTCAGACCGATATATCAATTTCCAAGATCGGCCTGGATTCGCTGATGCTCAATCAGTTTCGGAACTGGATTCAACAAAAACTGGAACTTAATTTCCCGCTGATGAAGATCGCCAAAGGCCCGAGCCTGCTGGAATTGGCAAACCAGTTGTTGCAGGAACTGACGCACGAAGAGGCCGGGGAAGAAGCGAGTGTTGCGGTGGCGACCGACGTGTCGGGCATCGCCGGGGAAGAGGAGCTGGAAGTGGTCGACACGTGGTTCATCCGCAACCGGACAAACACGCAAGACATCCAGACGCGTGTGTTCTGCATACACCCGGTAGGGGCAGGGGCGTCCATCTTCAGCCATTTCCTCTACCACCCACCGGCCCACACCGACGTGATGGCCATTCAGTTGCCGGGACGGGAGAATCGCCGGAACGAAACGCCTTACGAGGACATGCCACGGCTGATCGCAGACCTGGCGCAGGCCATTCAGCCATACCTCGACAAGCCGTTCGTGGTGATGGGCCACAGCTTCGGCGGGGTGGTCGGCTTCGAGCTGGTGCGCCATTTGCGCCGGCAAGGCGGTCCGCAGCCCATGCGTCTGTTGCTGACCGGTACCATTCCGCCGCACCTGACGCCACTCTGGCGCGAGAAAGAGTCGATCCGGGAAACGGCCGTCTTTACCAACTCGGAGGAGAAAATCCTTTCGCTGCTCAACTACATCGACGACGTCGACTTCCTGAAGCAGATCCTGCCGGTGATGAAAAAGGACATGCCGTTGATTATGAGTTACTATTACCACGAAGAGGCACCGTTCCCCTTCCCCGTAACGGTCTTCGCGGCCGATCAGGACGAAGTCGTGGAAATGGAGGAGATTCAGCACTGGCGCGACCAGACCACGGGCGATTTTACACTGGAAGTAGTAGAAGGCGATCACTGGTTCCTGAGCCGGAACCAAGAGCGTATTCTGGCCTGCCTCAGCGAGTTGATTCATGCTGAGCGTGCGCAGAATATCGCCTAGCGACGCCTGGAATAGACAGATGATAGCGGGCGGGGACACTCCGTCCGCTATCCTTTTTTCATCGATCAAGGCCCGACCGAGTTGACCATTTTTCCATTGACCCTACAGCGGACCGCCCGCACCTACCGCGGCGTGTTGAGTTTTGCCAGTACTGCGCACTTGCCTACCGAGCCGGAAGCGTATTTGCATCCGCTGGAATTTGCCCAGTACCAGACCCTGCGTATTCCGGCCCGTCAGACTTCCTTTTTGTTAGGGCGTTTTCTGGCCCGCCAAACGCTCCATACGTACCTGGGAGAAGCATCGCCAGACGTCTACCTGACGTCCGGGGTATTTCAACAGCCGCTGGTCGTCGGCACGCCGACTAGCGTGGGCGTGAGCCTTTCGCATACCGCCGACCAGGCCGCGTGTTTGGTTTTTTCGGAAGAGCATCCCATGGGTGTGGATCTGGAGCGCGTACAACCGGGCAATTGGGAAAACATCGGTTCGCAGCTCACGCCCCACGAAAAAGGTCTCTGGGATGGCAAAGAGTCGATGGATGCGTTTTACACCCGGCTCTGGACGGTGAAAGAAGCACTCTCGAAAGTGCTGCGCACCGGGCTGACCGTCTCTATGGAGTTCTACGAAATCGCCTCCGTTACCCGGCAAAAGGACCTCACGTGTTGCCAGTTCAAGCACTTTTTGCAATACAAAGCATTGACTTTTGCGTGGAACGCGTGTTTCTGCACGGTGGTGTTACCTGCCGAATCAGAGTATACAATGACTGAAGCGAGGGAAAAAATCGATCTGCGGCGCCGTTTGTATAGTTAATTCAACTTTATTGTCCAGTAAAAGCCGATTTTTTGTAGATGAATCGATGGTGATTAGAGGTAGTTTATGTTTGTACATCTTTTTCTTACATCGCTATATTATGACTAAGGTACTGTAAATCAATAGGGTGGAGAATCTCTATTTTCGTGCCAGTAACTCACTTCTAGTATTCACCCTAATTCTACAGTACATGGCCGCTTTTGGTACCTCTTTCCTGAGTGCCATCATTCACGGAAATGATAGTCTTGATTTGCCTCCCAAACTTCGCCGGAAAATAGGCCCTACCAACATTCTGGCTTTCTTATTAATTACTACCGTTGCGATACCCTTCGTAGGAATTTCGCTGCTCTATTATCCGTCCCTAGCCTGGATTCCGGCTGCCGGGGGCATTACCTGCGCGCTCGTGATTATGATGAACTACTGGGGCGGCATTGCCGTATCGCGCTACATCATCTCGCTCCTGCCGTTTTTTCTGGCTTCCAGCTACAACCGGATTTTGTGCGGACCCGGCGACGAGCCCATCACCAGC
It encodes the following:
- a CDS encoding 4'-phosphopantetheinyl transferase family protein, with amino-acid sequence MTIFPLTLQRTARTYRGVLSFASTAHLPTEPEAYLHPLEFAQYQTLRIPARQTSFLLGRFLARQTLHTYLGEASPDVYLTSGVFQQPLVVGTPTSVGVSLSHTADQAACLVFSEEHPMGVDLERVQPGNWENIGSQLTPHEKGLWDGKESMDAFYTRLWTVKEALSKVLRTGLTVSMEFYEIASVTRQKDLTCCQFKHFLQYKALTFAWNACFCTVVLPAESEYTMTEAREKIDLRRRLYS